gcatagttcgtaaacagcccctcggcaaaacagaaattcataaccatttcataatttaaaaactttagtttaaatgaaagttgtttaaagcatttgtttaacattttcaatTGAGGCTCGGTCTAAAGGTGAGTGAAAGcaataattaaatcaacatatttgatagaaactcactttaaggaggagtgaaaaacaCTACGTTCATAAccaggcccctcgggcaagcatcactcatgtacatgtatatatatagcccctcgaaaaagcctctcagtcactcgtgactcaactcttaccaataagcgctcacactcaacactcacactcaataggtactatatagtaaccgctgcggcgcgcagcccaatccacatatcgttgcggcgtgcaacccgatccatatatatagtcgactgcgctcactgggggtgtgcagactctggaagGGCTCCAACAGCCCAAGCATTATATCGCTGCgatgtgtagcccgatccatacacacacacacacacacacacacacacacacacacacacacatatatatatatatatatatatatatatatatatatatatatatatatatatatatatatatatatatatattgttgtggcgtgcaccCGATCcttaaatatataatcctcataaTCAGGCTATCGGAGCCTCTTAGTCATTACCTTACAATTAGaccctcagtctatctcagtcatcaacctcacaatcaaaccctcgatctatctcagtcatcaacctcattATCACTCGGACCACCAGTAAAACAGGGAattcagcccaaacagttttcacattttaagaagtaagtGATAAAACccgatttaaacaataaacaggtaaaacatgactgaggatatgctttcaaaacaaatagaatgaggaaaaataataaaaattcccctaaggggctcaacaagtcggcacaagggcccaaacatggcatataacccaaaatataatataaatctaaaaaattatggaatatcataagatttcaaattaaatatgtgacttaacagtcatacgggatggaccaagtttcCATCTCCAATGGTTCATGACTCAacactcgtcatctagtgtgtgtgtcGCCTCacagtagcacaacgatgtgaaatatggggtttcatactctcaggacaacatttacaatcagtACTTACCTCgattcggtccaaactctagcccgcgatgcctttgccctcacaaatcgacctccggatgctccaaatctagccacaatcagtacataacaattaaaatatgctaagggaacaaagcccactcaaaaatatccaatttacattaaaaatcccgaaattgctcgaACCCGGCCCTCAGGAATGGTCAagatagaaatcatgactattaGTCATTTGATGACCCAGCCAAAGCTAAATGTCTGACAGGCtaggtggcaggaactcctagcaAAATTTTACTTCAAACTGTAGCACTAAAGTGGGAAGACCAACCTAGTTGCTGATATGTTAAGTCGAAGGGCTGAGCTAGAATTGGTGTGCCTACTtgccaccctaagggggagcaAAGTGGCCACCACTATAAAAGACCATATACAATATCTATTTACCAAGGACCTTACTGCACAGTATTTGGTCGATTTGGTAGGATAGGGTAAGACTCTCTAGTTCTATATGGAAGATGGGTTCCTGAAGGTGGGGATCTACGAAGGACTCTTCTAATTGAATGCCATGATACTTTGTGGACCGTCCACCCAGGTGAAGAACACACCATTGCAATGTTGTACCGTGCttattattggcctcaaatggctGATGATGTTACTTAGTATGTGAATACTTTCCTAGTATGCCAGAAAGAGAAGTCGGGCCGCTTGACACAAGCAGAACTTTTGGAGCCATTTCCAAAGAGACCTTGTGAAATCGTGTCACTGGATTTCATCACTGAATTACCCAAGGTCAGAGATCTTATAAATATCTTGGTTATGGTAGATTAGTTTTCTAAATACGCTAGATTTATAGCAgccctaatatatatatatatatatatatatatatatatatatatatatatatatatatcagcatAAGATACAGCTCAACTCTTCTTCTCTCGTGTTGTCAAATATTAAGGCCTGCCTAAAGACATCGTTAATGATCGCAACTTTCGCGTCACTTAGAACTTTTGGACCCAGCTCTTTAAGTGCCTCGTGTCCAAATTGAGCCAAAGTTCAAGTTTACATCTGAAATATGATGCCAAGATGGAGCGATTCAATAGCATGCTGGGGGAATAACTCCACCATTTTGTTACTGGATCGTAGAAGAATTGAGTGAAGCTTttggatgctgctcaactatgtttcaattcacaaaagaaaTCTAGTACAAATAGAAGCACTTTTGAAATTGTTACTGgacagcaaccgctactcccacacatTGTGAATGCCCCAAAACATATTGAAATATCCTCGAGTTGTTAACTTCTTGGAGGATTGAAAGCGAAATTTGAAGATAGTGAGAAGCTATTTTGTCAAAGCCCAAAAACAGATGAAAAGCATGTAGATCAAAATTGTCGCTTCGTTCAATACGAGGTAAGAGATAAAATGATGGTGAAAATCACAAAGCGATACTTATTTGTAGGGGTCCATGACCCTCTCCTATTGTAAAAGTACATTGGACCATATCCATTGAGAAGCGCATTGGGAAAAGTTGCAAATCGGGTGGATACCCTAGCCTAGTGGAAGATTCATCCATTCTTCCATGTCAACCTTCTGAAACCTTTTCGAGAGGACATGGAGGATTACTCCCGGAGACAactcacaatacccagtattcgaaGCCATAATTCAACCGGAAAAATGCATGTAGACGATATTCTCGATGATCGAGTGATTCATGCTTCATGGAAACATCAccaagagttcttggtgaaatggcaggcTGTGATATAGAGGAGAatacttgggagaggggaacaaacctcaaaaCCTACAAGAACCTGATCGATGATTATCTTGAAAGTAAGGCACCAAGGACATCCCCTACTCAGGTGGGGGAAAATGTCATGGGCGAGTTTCCAGACGTGCCCCTTGAACCCTTGGACGCGCCCCATGGCATCCTGGAAAGCCTCTTAATGCCTAGCGTCATGGACGGCCACGTGGTCTTGGCCGCACCAAGTGACAAGCGCTCTTGTGCCTATGTCGCCCTATTGGTAGCCCTCACCAGCGCCCAAACACAGGCAGATTCCAACAGCACCACGTGCACACACTCTGATGCTAAAGATAATGTTGCCGCCAACAGACCTACTTCTACCTTGTAGGAATCTAAGTCCTTTTTCATTATACAAATAGAGTAGTTTTACTTCCTGTATTTCCATTATGTCTCTCTAGCTTAGTTATATTAAGTCATATAACTTTagtttttttaagcattattaagggggattAAGTAGTCAAACTTTCAAGCAAGCAAATGGTTCTCTGTattggtgtctctccccctcgacattGTGTTGCTGTTCTGTAATAGTTTTCATTAATGCAATTAAGCTTTCTTTCATTATCATTTGTTTTCCTGTTCTCTCAATTACTCTTGATATTGGTTTTCCATATGACACTGATAATCTCATCTAGTGTACGGAGGGCCTCAATTAGCGAATAGTAGCCATACAGACATCTGTTGCTTAGCCTTACTTCGTCCTCTTTTAGAAAGCAAAGCTACAACTCTTCAGACTAACCTTAAACTTAAGGCCAACCTCTTTTCCAGGGATACCCCACTTCCCGGTCTAGCTTCACTGACCGTATTCACAACTTTTCCGATCTCCGAACCAGATCTACTTTTTTATCGGCATTCTCTAAATGAATTACGTTATGGTCTTGAATTCTCGATATATCATATGTAATGAATGATCGAGGTTGTCTTTGGGAAGAGGTGGGTGGGATCTCAGGAAGGCGCCACATAACAGTAATTATATATTGAGATACGCAGAAAGGTTACGAAAAAGTTGGGGGGAGGTTAAaatatcttttacataaaattAGAGATTGGTCATCTAAAGAGTAAAAGAGACATTACGTTTGTGTAGCAACTCCGGTCAATAAATGGATCTTGAGATAGGACAGGGGGACATTTGTAATCTAAAATTGGAGGAGAATTTCATGTTTATACAAAATTCAAGGAAGAATATGACTTTCACCGTTAATTTCATAATAAGATCTTCTTTTAAATGATGAATTGAAATTAAAATTCATTTGGAGGAAAGCATGTTTACTTAAACAGGTAGAATTTAAAAGATTCACTTATCACTTTTTGCATGATCACTGCTTTTTAACAAGTTCTTTTGGTTGTTATCAAATGATTTTGAGTGCATTTTAAATACTACTCACtccattttaatttatgtgaaggtgttcgaattatttatttttttaaagtaaTTTTTTCATATGCATTTTAAATATTTTGAGTTATTAATTATTGTGATGTATAGTACCTTTTACGTAGTTTACAAatacataaaattttattttgaaaaatctaaAGAAATTTATGTCCAAATGCATAATTAAAATTAAGAAGTTTAAATCTCGAAAAACGAAAAGTATCCCAAAGTTGGGACGTAGGGAGTACTAGCTTAAGAGGAACTTCAGTAAGAGTTTCATCTATTTaaagaaaaatgaagatttaTCGAGAATTTGAACAAATAGCTATATTGCTAGAGATAGGAAAATTCAAACCTTTGAAATGCGTTGATTATTTTTGAGTTCCGTTCATTCTTCATTTTAAAGAAAGATACGTCCAAATGGACTTTAACGACGAGTTCtacttttctttcttatttttttttttttaaaaattctttGAGTAAGACTTAATGCAACATGTAGGAGTGGCAACTGGGCGGGGCGGGGCGGATATAGCTCGGGTCAAAATGGGTTatgaaaaaacggataaattatccgacacGAATAATATTTAAAACGGATAAAAAACGGGCTAACTGACGGATAATATGGGTaatcatattatccatgacttcttgcatataatcacttttgggagaattcttagtctccctaacttgagaaacccccaatttgaggctttacaaatgtaaaagttagacacATTAGTTATTCATTGGATACTCATTGGtgatccattttctaaatggataatatagttcttatccatatttgatctgttttttaaaaagtttattatccAACACATTTTTTTAGTGGATAGTATaggtggttaactgttttcttttaaccattttgcctcCCTACAAACATGTAATAAATGATACTAATAGTTTGTCATGGACTAATTCTAAGTACATACGTAGCAGGAaagaaattcaccttttatttaAGATGTTGCGGTAACAATTTTTGCTTTTCTTCCAAAAACGACATTAATTTCATTATCATAGAAAGAAGAAACGGCAAAAACGATATCCTAACCACctataatatacttcaagaaGATATAAAAACCCCCCTCTTTAAATATATTACCTCGCCTTAACATCCGTATGCATATTGCAAATGGCTTCTTTAGTTCCaacttttttccttttagctGCAGCTCTATCTTCGTTAACTTTTGCTTATGCTgctaataataataacaacaacagtTGCCCTAATTATGAATACATTTTCCAAGTTGGCGATTCACTTGCAGATACTGGAAATCGATTCCGTATATCTAATGTAAAATCATCTTACCGTGCAGACCATTTTCCTTACGGGGAAAAATTCTTTGGAAAACCCACTGGCAGATTCTCTGATGGCCGTCTCGTTATAGATTATATTGCTATGTCTCTTAAGCTTCCACTTCTCAACCCTTACATGGTCAAAGAAGCTAATTTTAGCCATGGAGTAAACTGCGCAGTAGGAGGAGCTACAGTTCTAAATGATCCTTTTTATGTAGCTAAAAATATTACCACGGCAAAAGACAACAGGCCTCTTAGATCTCAACTTCGTTGGTTGACAACTTACTTAAAAACTACATGTCACACTAGACAAAAGTGTTCAAAAGTTCTTGGAAAATCTCTTTTTATGTTTGGTGAATTTGGAGGAAATGACTATTACCTAGCATTTTCAGAGGGAAAATCCATTGACGAAGCTAAAACTTTTGTCCCATACATAGTCAAGACCATAGTAAAAGGCATTAGACAAGTGATCAGATACGGGGCAAAACGTATAGTTGTTCCAGGGATTTTTCCTCTGGGTTGCTTCCCCTACTACCTTACCATGTTCTCAAGCTTGGATTATGAAGATTATGATGAGTTTGGTTGTCTGAAAGCCTACAATGAGTTAGCAATGTATCACAATGATTATTTGGAGAGGGCTCTATCTATACTAAAACTTGAATATTCGAACGTTGCGATTATATATATTGATTATTATGCTGCTGTGAAATCAATTCTGGAACGCCCCAGCTATTTTGGATTCAATAAGAAATCCATACTCAAAACGTGCTGTGGAATAGGAGGTCAATATAATTATGACGATGATATTCTTTGTGGAACATCTAAAGTTCAAGCTTGTTCTGATTCTGCAAAATATTTACACTGGGATGGTGTACATCTTACAGAAAAAGCATATTATTATGTCGCAGAGCGCGTCATCAATGGCATCTCATCTAAAGAATTTCAATGTCTGCAGTAGATTTTGATCTCTGGACTTATTGAAATTAAAAGGTTGTAGCATCACCTGGATATAGATTGTAAGTGGTGTGTTATATATATGGTGAGAAGTGCTTTTATATACTATGTACGTAACTGGTTTTTATTCTTGTTGTAAACCGTTAAATTAAGCAAAGATATAACAGTTGGAAAAAAATCAGCACGTTTCATTCATTTAGAAACTACACCTAGCTAATATTTACATTCTCATTTGGCTCATTGTCATGAATTCTTGTAGGCCTTACCAAACACAAAAATAGATTGTCCAAAAAAAATTCTGACTTATGTCCTGttattgttgaaaagaaaaagtaaCTAGATGCATATCAAGTACATGAATTACCTAGTTGATGCATTAGAAAATAAACTAAGATGCATGTATGATTTGATTATTGAACTAGGGAATTAGAGAAGTGTAGAATTAAACTCTGATACATGTATCACATAGGTACATGTTTTTAGAATTTTATAAATACCTACGTACTATAGCCTTTTTGTGTAAGCAAGTTGAGTGAAATAAAGAAGAATCACCTCCTCATTTGTCTTCACGAGGCTTGAGAGATTGAGAGTTGATAATATGCTAGAATCACATGTAATTGGATATGTTTTACCCCTACTTTGGTGTGTTTTTAGGTGTTTTGAATGTTGAAAGATGACCAATTGAGCTTAATTGTTGAAGTTTGTTATGTAGGAAAGAATAAAGGTGATTTGAGCAATAATGAAGCTAAAAGGcaatttttaaagaaaaggaaaatcggATGAGGCAGTAAAGTAACTTCGAAAAGCACGGGGAAAGCatagaaaaaaattggaaaaCACAACCAGGCCCTGTGCGAAGCACAACTATAGTGCAAGGGCAAATTTGCCTGCGTTTTATCTTGAGGGGCAACTTAGTCAATTGGCTTAGGTACATGATATAAAAGCTTCTAACCTTTATTTCAGCCACACGCTTGACCTGAGAAGGCAAAAAACACCATTGTTTAAGCAAAGTTGAGCCAGAAAGATCTTCAAGTTCATTCAAGAAGACGAATCGAAGAGTTTTtctctccttttctatctttattTCTATGAATATTGGTTTGACAATGGTTTATGTATTTTTGAGTagtattatgagtagctaaacccgtCATCAAGGATTGATGGAACCAATTATTGGATGAATTCTTGAGTGTGTGTTGATATAATTGAGCCGTTTTTACTCTCTAATTGTTCAACTATATGCTTCTTGTGGTTAATTAaagggcccttgattaatcgtgtctagttTTCTTGTGTTGCTTGAGAGATAACACTTGATTAGATTGTTGTTGAGCAAATCCACTTTCGAGTAAGTTAAGAGATTAATTACTTTGATTTAAAAGCGGGATTAGAGATAACAAAGCTTTGGCGTGATCTTTATGAGTTATACGAATTGTCAGCTAGAGTAATTCGAAAGAATActtctagtaaattatcataattgaTCGAAAAATAATTGTGATAAATAAGATATCATCATCTTTAG
The Nicotiana sylvestris chromosome 11, ASM39365v2, whole genome shotgun sequence DNA segment above includes these coding regions:
- the LOC104223687 gene encoding acetylajmalan esterase-like, which encodes MASLVPTFFLLAAALSSLTFAYAANNNNNNSCPNYEYIFQVGDSLADTGNRFRISNVKSSYRADHFPYGEKFFGKPTGRFSDGRLVIDYIAMSLKLPLLNPYMVKEANFSHGVNCAVGGATVLNDPFYVAKNITTAKDNRPLRSQLRWLTTYLKTTCHTRQKCSKVLGKSLFMFGEFGGNDYYLAFSEGKSIDEAKTFVPYIVKTIVKGIRQVIRYGAKRIVVPGIFPLGCFPYYLTMFSSLDYEDYDEFGCLKAYNELAMYHNDYLERALSILKLEYSNVAIIYIDYYAAVKSILERPSYFGFNKKSILKTCCGIGGQYNYDDDILCGTSKVQACSDSAKYLHWDGVHLTEKAYYYVAERVINGISSKEFQFSPIQAETFQVTNNMLHLLQNKGLFSGSYIEDPQQHLKNFLSICVTQRHPNVTPEAIRLLLFPFTMTREAQTWLNSLPINSMATWVELVKQFLNKFYPPNKTARQIYEILQFRKKTTETLQEIC